One Pseudomonas tolaasii NCPPB 2192 genomic window carries:
- a CDS encoding response regulator yields MSQTATILVIDDEPQIRKFLRISLASQGYKVIEAGTGNEGLAQAALSKPDLLVLDLGLPDMDGQQVLREFREWSTVPVLVLSVRASEGQKVEALDGGANDYVTKPFGIQEFLARVRALLRQAPAGEAQEAALRFGPLTVDLAYRRVLLDGAEVALTRKEYAVLAQLARHPGRVITQQQLLKDIWGPTHTEDSHYLRIVVGHLRQKLADDPTQPRFIVTEAGVGYRLLNA; encoded by the coding sequence ATGAGCCAGACCGCGACGATTTTGGTCATTGACGACGAACCGCAGATCCGCAAGTTCTTGCGCATCAGCCTGGCCTCCCAGGGCTACAAGGTGATCGAGGCCGGCACCGGCAACGAGGGTCTGGCTCAAGCGGCGCTGAGCAAACCGGATTTACTGGTGCTCGACCTCGGCCTGCCCGACATGGACGGCCAGCAAGTGCTGCGCGAATTTCGCGAGTGGTCGACGGTGCCGGTGTTGGTGTTGTCGGTGCGCGCGAGTGAAGGCCAGAAGGTTGAAGCCCTGGACGGCGGCGCCAATGACTACGTGACCAAACCGTTTGGTATCCAGGAATTTCTCGCGAGGGTCCGCGCGTTGCTGCGCCAGGCGCCAGCGGGGGAGGCTCAGGAAGCCGCCTTGCGTTTCGGTCCTTTGACGGTGGACCTGGCTTATCGCCGGGTCCTTCTGGACGGCGCCGAAGTGGCTCTCACCCGCAAGGAGTACGCGGTGCTGGCGCAATTGGCGCGACATCCCGGCCGGGTGATTACCCAACAGCAACTGCTGAAGGATATCTGGGGGCCGACCCATACCGAGGACAGCCATTATTTGCGCATTGTGGTGGGGCACTTGCGCCAAAAACTGGCGGATGACCCGACCCAGCCACGGTTTATCGTGACCGAGGCGGGAGTGGGGTATCGGTTGTTGAATGCCTGA
- a CDS encoding sensor histidine kinase, with translation MSDSGRADALLAELPRDGRGRLKVFLGAAPGVGKTYAMLQAAHTQLRQGVRLIAGVVETHGRAETEALLGGLPQQPLLRSEYRGVMLEEMDLDGLLAAKPKLVLVDELAHSNAPGSRHEKRWQDIQELLAAGINVFTTVNVQHLESLNDQVRGITGVQVRETLPDWVLQEADELLLIDLPSRELLERLRDGKVYVPEQARAAIDAFFTQTNLMALRELAMQTAAAHVDDDLAQGYRQLGQAAPAVRGRLLVGVDGDAQAERLVRHASRVAQRRHLPWSLVHIDNGRARDEQSRLRLQNAQQLAERLGGEVVLLRAGEVAKTLIQHAAERRASLVLVGQSRMRWRRRLFGGGLAARLLRNARGLEINVLDSDDIPAPPRLPDLRGLVWFDYGLAVVATVVAAALAWAVSSILPLPNISLVFLAAVLLVAVRSSLGPSLACAALSFLTYDFLFIPPNFSFAIQREEDVLTLLFFLLMAALTGNLAARQRRQLQALRDTQEETSELLDLSRKLTAATDRQAVISAAAHHLEGWSDLDLCLVNRDGQGGWKVETGAALNLTEAERAAADWAWQHDQPAGMGTGTLPFGRWWWWPLSGEEGPLGLLGVSPKPGLELSGQRRRLLTALSQPLAQALARAQLAQELESARLHGETEQLRSALLASVSHDLRTPLTAMRGSIDSLLALGEAIPLDDRRELLEGTRDEAERLDRYIQNLLDMTRLGHGALKLARDWVSPGDIVGSALGRLRAVLAPLQVQTDVPTELPLLYVHAALIEQALVNVLENAARFSPVQGRLEVSAGVADDQLFFAVADEGPGIPEDERAKIFDMFYTAARGDRGGQGTGLGLAICQGMVGAHGGRISVADGIEGRGTCITLFLPLPTQPGLEREP, from the coding sequence ATGAGCGACTCCGGCCGCGCCGATGCCCTGTTAGCCGAACTGCCACGGGACGGCCGTGGCCGGCTCAAAGTCTTCCTCGGTGCCGCGCCGGGCGTGGGCAAGACCTACGCCATGCTCCAGGCCGCCCACACGCAGTTGCGCCAGGGTGTGCGCCTGATTGCCGGGGTAGTCGAAACCCATGGCCGCGCCGAAACCGAAGCCTTGCTTGGCGGCCTGCCGCAGCAACCTTTGCTGCGCAGCGAATACCGCGGCGTGATGCTCGAAGAAATGGACCTCGACGGCCTTCTCGCGGCCAAGCCCAAGTTGGTGCTGGTCGACGAACTGGCCCACAGCAATGCCCCCGGCAGCCGCCATGAAAAACGCTGGCAAGACATCCAGGAATTGCTCGCCGCCGGTATCAACGTGTTCACCACGGTTAACGTCCAGCACCTGGAAAGCCTTAACGATCAAGTGCGTGGCATCACCGGCGTGCAGGTGCGTGAAACCCTGCCGGACTGGGTGTTGCAAGAAGCCGACGAACTGCTGCTCATCGACCTGCCGTCACGGGAATTGTTGGAGCGCCTGCGCGACGGCAAGGTGTATGTGCCGGAACAGGCCCGCGCGGCCATCGATGCGTTTTTCACCCAGACCAACCTGATGGCCCTGCGCGAACTGGCGATGCAGACCGCCGCGGCCCACGTCGATGATGATTTGGCTCAAGGCTATCGCCAGCTTGGCCAGGCCGCACCGGCGGTGCGCGGGCGCCTGCTGGTGGGCGTCGATGGCGACGCCCAGGCCGAGCGCCTGGTACGCCACGCCAGCCGCGTGGCCCAGCGTCGGCATTTGCCGTGGAGCCTGGTGCACATCGACAACGGCCGCGCGCGGGACGAGCAGTCGCGCCTGCGCCTGCAAAACGCCCAGCAACTGGCCGAGCGTTTGGGCGGTGAAGTGGTGTTGCTGCGCGCGGGGGAGGTGGCGAAGACCCTGATCCAGCACGCCGCCGAACGCCGCGCCAGCCTGGTGTTGGTGGGACAGTCGCGGATGCGCTGGCGGCGCCGCTTGTTCGGTGGCGGGTTGGCCGCACGGTTGCTGCGCAATGCGCGGGGCCTTGAAATCAACGTGCTCGACAGCGACGACATTCCCGCGCCGCCGCGCCTGCCGGATCTACGCGGCCTGGTGTGGTTCGATTATGGCCTGGCAGTGGTGGCGACCGTGGTCGCGGCGGCGCTGGCCTGGGCTGTGTCGAGCATTTTGCCGCTGCCGAACATCTCGCTGGTCTTTCTCGCAGCCGTGTTGCTGGTGGCGGTGCGCAGCAGCCTCGGGCCGTCCTTGGCCTGTGCGGCGCTGTCGTTCCTGACCTATGACTTCCTGTTTATCCCGCCCAATTTCTCATTTGCCATCCAGCGCGAAGAAGACGTGTTGACCCTGTTGTTCTTCCTGCTGATGGCGGCCTTGACCGGCAACCTCGCCGCCCGCCAACGTCGACAGTTGCAGGCGTTGCGCGACACCCAGGAAGAAACCAGCGAGTTGCTCGACCTGTCGCGCAAACTCACCGCCGCCACCGACCGCCAAGCCGTGATCAGCGCCGCCGCCCATCATCTTGAAGGCTGGAGTGACCTCGACCTGTGCCTGGTCAATCGCGACGGGCAGGGTGGCTGGAAGGTCGAAACCGGCGCCGCGCTGAACCTTACTGAAGCCGAGCGCGCCGCCGCCGACTGGGCCTGGCAGCACGATCAACCGGCGGGCATGGGCACCGGTACCTTGCCGTTCGGGCGTTGGTGGTGGTGGCCGCTGTCGGGTGAGGAGGGGCCGCTGGGCTTGTTGGGCGTCAGTCCCAAACCGGGTCTGGAGTTGAGCGGTCAACGTCGTCGTTTGCTGACCGCTTTGAGCCAGCCGCTGGCGCAAGCGTTGGCGCGGGCGCAACTGGCGCAGGAGCTGGAGTCTGCACGCCTGCACGGTGAAACCGAGCAACTGCGCAGTGCTTTGCTCGCCTCGGTGTCCCACGATTTGCGCACACCGCTGACGGCCATGCGCGGCAGTATCGACAGCTTGTTGGCGCTCGGCGAAGCCATTCCCCTGGATGATCGCCGCGAGCTGCTTGAGGGCACTCGCGATGAGGCCGAACGCCTGGACCGTTATATCCAAAACTTGCTGGACATGACACGGCTGGGGCACGGCGCCCTTAAACTGGCGCGCGACTGGGTCTCGCCGGGCGATATTGTCGGCAGCGCCCTGGGTCGCTTGCGTGCGGTGCTGGCGCCGTTGCAAGTGCAGACCGACGTGCCCACCGAACTGCCGTTGCTGTATGTCCACGCCGCGTTGATTGAGCAGGCGCTGGTCAATGTGCTGGAAAACGCCGCGCGTTTCTCGCCCGTCCAAGGCCGTTTGGAGGTGAGCGCCGGTGTGGCCGATGACCAGTTGTTTTTTGCCGTGGCCGATGAAGGACCGGGGATTCCCGAGGACGAGCGCGCGAAGATTTTCGATATGTTCTACACCGCCGCGCGTGGGGATCGAGGCGGGCAGGGCACCGGGCTGGGGCTGGCGATTTGTCAGGGCATGGTCGGTGCGCACGGTGGGCGTATCAGTGTTGCCGACGGAATCGAGGGGCGCGGCACCTGTATCACTTTGTTCCTGCCTTTGCCGACTCAGCCTGGCCTGGAACGCGAGCCTTGA
- the kdpC gene encoding potassium-transporting ATPase subunit KdpC, which produces MTNMIRPALSLLVLMTLITGVAYPLVVTSVAQVAFPDQANGSLVRDASGKVRGSSLIAQDFTGDGWFHPRPSAGAFATVSSSASNLGPSNPALATRIFDDANKQLVPGQGPVPLASLTTSGSGLDPHLPPQAIAYQLARVAAARNVPVSTLQRLLDEHIESPLVGPPVVNVLALNMALEKL; this is translated from the coding sequence ATGACTAACATGATCCGTCCGGCCCTGAGCCTGCTGGTTCTGATGACCCTGATCACCGGCGTGGCCTACCCGCTGGTGGTGACCAGCGTGGCGCAAGTCGCCTTCCCGGACCAGGCCAATGGCAGCCTGGTGCGCGATGCCAGCGGCAAGGTACGCGGCTCCAGCCTGATCGCCCAGGACTTTACCGGTGATGGCTGGTTCCACCCACGGCCCTCCGCCGGTGCGTTTGCGACGGTTTCCAGCAGCGCCAGCAACCTGGGGCCCAGCAACCCGGCCTTGGCCACACGCATCTTTGACGATGCCAACAAACAGCTGGTCCCTGGCCAAGGCCCGGTGCCTTTGGCCTCGCTGACTACCTCCGGCAGCGGTCTTGATCCACACTTGCCACCACAGGCGATTGCCTATCAACTGGCGCGGGTGGCGGCGGCGCGGAATGTGCCGGTGTCTACACTCCAGCGCCTGCTGGATGAACACATCGAAAGCCCATTGGTGGGCCCACCGGTGGTAAACGTGCTGGCGCTGAACATGGCGCTGGAAAAGTTGTAA
- the kdpB gene encoding potassium-transporting ATPase subunit KdpB: MNMPAKNAAPVTTQEPAKTAISALWRPALAQAFVKLDPRQLQRSPVMLVVELTAILTTVLCFVPDTAVPTYVAVQIAVWLWFTVLFANFAEALAEGRGKARADSLKAGSEGLSARRKEADGSFKVVPATSLRKGDVVRVAAGEMIPGDGEVIEGIAAVNEAAITGESAPVIRESGGDRSAVTGNTRLVSDWLLIRITANPGESTLDRMIALVEGAKRQKTPNEVALDILLIGLTLIFLLVVVTLQPFAHFANGSLPLVFLVALLVTLIPTTIGGLLSAIGIAGMDRLVRLNVIAKSGRAVEAAGDVHVLLLDKTGTITFGNRRCAAVIAAPGVSGRDLAEGALLASLADDTAEGKSIVEYLRALHPQAEPTLDELTSVPFSAETRLSGVDYQGRVFRKGAVDSLLAFIGQQRRDLQPALSREIDKIAQSGGTPLLVCADGKLLGAIHLKDVVKPGIRERFAELRKLGIRTVMVTGDNPLTAAAIAAEAGVDDVLAEATPEKKLARIRHEQNDGRLVAMCGDGANDAPALAQADVGMAMNDGTQAAREAANMVDLDSDPTKLLDVVQIGKELLVTRGALTTFSIANDVAKYFAILPALFASIYPQLGVLNVMHLQSPQSAILSAIVFNALIIVVLIPLALRGVRVQAASAAALLRRNLLIYGLGGILVPFVGIKAIDMLLTALHLV, encoded by the coding sequence ATGAATATGCCTGCAAAAAACGCCGCTCCCGTGACGACTCAGGAGCCCGCCAAAACCGCCATCTCCGCCCTGTGGCGCCCGGCACTGGCCCAGGCGTTCGTCAAGCTGGACCCGCGCCAGTTGCAACGTTCGCCGGTGATGCTGGTGGTCGAATTGACCGCCATCCTCACCACCGTGTTGTGCTTTGTGCCCGACACTGCCGTGCCGACTTATGTTGCGGTGCAAATCGCCGTGTGGCTGTGGTTTACCGTGCTGTTCGCCAACTTTGCCGAAGCCCTCGCCGAAGGGCGTGGCAAGGCGCGGGCCGACAGTCTTAAAGCGGGCAGCGAAGGCCTCAGTGCACGCCGCAAGGAAGCCGACGGCAGCTTCAAGGTCGTGCCGGCCACCAGCCTGCGCAAAGGCGATGTGGTGCGCGTTGCCGCCGGGGAAATGATCCCCGGTGACGGCGAAGTCATCGAAGGCATCGCGGCGGTCAACGAAGCGGCAATCACCGGCGAATCCGCGCCGGTCATCCGCGAGTCCGGCGGCGACCGCTCGGCGGTGACCGGCAACACTCGGCTGGTGTCGGACTGGCTGCTGATCCGCATCACCGCCAACCCCGGCGAATCCACGCTGGACCGCATGATCGCGCTGGTGGAAGGCGCCAAACGCCAGAAAACCCCCAACGAAGTCGCGCTGGATATCTTGCTGATCGGCTTGACCCTGATTTTCCTGCTGGTGGTGGTGACCCTGCAGCCGTTCGCCCACTTCGCCAATGGCAGCCTGCCGCTGGTGTTTCTGGTCGCACTGCTGGTCACGCTGATTCCTACCACCATCGGCGGCTTGTTGTCGGCCATCGGTATCGCCGGTATGGACCGCCTGGTGCGCCTCAACGTCATCGCCAAATCCGGCCGCGCGGTGGAAGCGGCGGGGGACGTGCATGTGTTGCTGCTGGACAAGACTGGCACCATCACGTTTGGTAACCGTCGTTGTGCGGCGGTGATCGCTGCGCCGGGCGTCAGCGGTCGTGACTTGGCCGAAGGTGCGTTGCTGGCCTCCCTGGCGGACGACACGGCGGAAGGCAAATCCATCGTCGAATACCTGCGCGCCTTGCACCCGCAGGCCGAGCCGACCCTGGACGAGTTGACCTCCGTGCCGTTCAGTGCCGAAACCCGTTTGTCCGGTGTCGACTACCAGGGCCGCGTGTTCCGCAAAGGCGCCGTGGATTCGTTGCTGGCCTTTATCGGTCAACAGCGCCGTGATCTGCAACCGGCACTGTCTCGTGAAATCGACAAGATCGCCCAAAGCGGTGGCACCCCCTTGCTGGTGTGCGCCGACGGCAAACTGCTGGGTGCCATTCACCTCAAGGACGTGGTCAAGCCCGGCATCCGCGAGCGTTTCGCCGAACTGCGCAAACTGGGCATCCGCACCGTGATGGTCACCGGCGACAACCCGCTGACCGCCGCCGCGATTGCCGCCGAGGCGGGCGTGGATGATGTGCTGGCCGAAGCCACCCCGGAGAAAAAACTCGCGCGCATTCGCCACGAGCAGAACGATGGCCGCCTGGTTGCCATGTGCGGCGACGGCGCCAACGACGCCCCGGCGCTGGCCCAGGCTGACGTCGGCATGGCCATGAACGACGGCACCCAGGCCGCCCGCGAAGCCGCCAACATGGTTGATCTCGACAGCGATCCGACCAAGTTGCTCGACGTGGTACAGATCGGCAAGGAATTGCTGGTCACCCGTGGCGCGCTGACCACCTTTTCCATCGCCAACGACGTGGCCAAATACTTCGCGATCCTGCCGGCGCTGTTTGCCTCGATCTACCCGCAACTGGGCGTGCTCAACGTGATGCACCTGCAGAGCCCGCAGAGCGCGATCCTCTCGGCCATCGTGTTCAACGCCTTGATCATCGTGGTGCTGATCCCTCTGGCGCTGCGCGGCGTGCGCGTGCAGGCGGCGAGTGCGGCGGCGTTGCTGCGCCGCAACCTGCTGATCTACGGGCTGGGCGGGATTCTGGTGCCGTTTGTGGGCATCAAGGCCATCGACATGCTGCTGACTGCGCTGCACCTGGTGTAA
- the kdpA gene encoding potassium-transporting ATPase subunit KdpA — MHSYDYWLIIAFFAVVLIPAPALGRFYYNVMEGRRTWLTPVFGPVERACYRLSGVDEHQEQSWQKYTLALLAFNLAGFVLLFVILLFQDYLPLNPQKLPGQEWTLAFNTAVSFMTNTNWQSYSGEASLSYLSQMAGLTVQNFVSAATGLAVLVALCRGIGRKSTKTLGNFWVDMTRATLYGLLPLCLVLALFLVWQGVPQTFAHYVDAVTMQGADQVIPLGPAASQIAIKQLGTNGGGFFGVNSAHPFEDPTAWANLFELAAIILIPVALVFTFGHYVKDLRQSRAILGCMLALFLIGGATSLWAEYQPNPTLNNPAVEQTAPLEGKEARFGTTGTVLWSVTTTAASNGSVNGMQDSLNPLSGMVALVNMMVGEVIFGGVGAGMYGMLLNVLIAVFLAGLMIGRTPEYLGKKLQAKEVQLLVVTLLVMPVGVLVLGAIAASLPGPAGAISNPGPHGFSQLLYAYTSASANNGSAFGGFSANTAFHNLMLGLGMLIGRFGYILPVLALAGSLAMKKTAPIGQNSFPTHGPLFVTLLTVTILLVGGLTFLPTLALGPIAEHLSMGF; from the coding sequence ATGCACAGTTATGACTATTGGCTGATCATTGCCTTCTTCGCGGTGGTGCTGATTCCGGCCCCGGCCCTGGGGCGCTTTTATTACAACGTGATGGAGGGGCGACGCACCTGGCTCACGCCGGTATTCGGCCCCGTGGAGCGCGCGTGTTATCGCCTGTCGGGCGTCGACGAGCATCAGGAACAAAGCTGGCAGAAATACACGCTGGCCTTGTTGGCATTCAATCTGGCCGGCTTTGTGTTGCTGTTTGTGATCCTGCTGTTCCAGGACTATCTCCCACTGAACCCGCAGAAGTTGCCCGGCCAGGAATGGACGTTGGCCTTCAACACCGCGGTCAGTTTCATGACCAACACCAACTGGCAGTCCTACAGCGGTGAAGCCTCCCTGAGCTACCTCAGCCAGATGGCCGGCCTGACTGTGCAGAACTTCGTCAGCGCCGCCACCGGCCTTGCAGTCCTGGTCGCGCTTTGCCGTGGGATCGGTCGCAAATCCACCAAGACCCTGGGTAACTTCTGGGTCGACATGACCCGCGCCACCCTCTACGGCCTGCTGCCGTTGTGCCTGGTGCTGGCGTTGTTTCTGGTGTGGCAGGGTGTGCCGCAAACTTTTGCTCACTACGTGGATGCCGTGACGATGCAAGGTGCGGATCAAGTGATCCCGCTGGGTCCGGCCGCGAGCCAGATTGCGATCAAGCAGCTGGGTACCAACGGCGGCGGCTTCTTCGGCGTCAACTCGGCGCACCCGTTTGAAGACCCGACCGCATGGGCCAACCTGTTCGAGCTGGCGGCGATCATTCTGATCCCGGTGGCGCTGGTGTTCACCTTCGGCCACTACGTCAAAGACCTGCGCCAGAGCCGCGCCATCCTGGGCTGCATGCTCGCGCTGTTCCTGATCGGCGGCGCGACCTCGCTGTGGGCCGAATACCAGCCCAACCCGACCCTGAACAACCCGGCGGTGGAGCAAACCGCACCGCTGGAAGGCAAAGAGGCACGCTTCGGCACCACCGGCACCGTGTTGTGGTCGGTGACCACCACGGCGGCGTCCAACGGTTCGGTCAACGGCATGCAAGACAGCCTCAACCCGCTCAGCGGTATGGTGGCGCTGGTCAACATGATGGTCGGCGAAGTGATCTTCGGCGGCGTCGGCGCCGGCATGTACGGCATGTTGCTCAACGTGCTGATCGCGGTGTTCCTCGCCGGCTTGATGATCGGCCGCACCCCGGAATACCTGGGCAAGAAACTCCAGGCCAAGGAAGTGCAACTGCTGGTGGTGACCTTGCTGGTGATGCCGGTTGGCGTGCTCGTACTCGGCGCCATCGCGGCCAGCCTGCCTGGCCCGGCGGGTGCCATCAGTAACCCTGGCCCCCACGGTTTCAGCCAGTTGCTCTACGCCTACACCTCGGCCAGCGCCAACAACGGCTCGGCGTTCGGGGGCTTCAGCGCCAACACCGCATTCCACAACCTGATGCTGGGCCTGGGCATGTTGATCGGCCGCTTTGGCTACATCCTCCCGGTACTGGCCCTGGCCGGCAGCCTGGCGATGAAGAAAACCGCACCGATCGGCCAAAACAGCTTCCCAACCCACGGCCCGCTGTTCGTGACCCTGTTGACCGTGACCATTTTGCTGGTGGGCGGCCTGACCTTCCTGCCGACGCTGGCACTGGGCCCTATCGCTGAACACTTGAGCATGGGCTTCTGA
- the kdpF gene encoding K(+)-transporting ATPase subunit F produces the protein MSVLDGVSLLLAVALFIYLLVALLRADRN, from the coding sequence ATGAGCGTTCTGGACGGGGTGTCACTGCTATTGGCCGTGGCACTGTTCATTTATCTGCTGGTTGCGCTGTTACGCGCGGATCGGAACTAG
- the eat gene encoding ethanolamine permease: MNTQLKPTLGTLHLWGIAVGLVISGEYFGWSYGWGVAGTLGFLVTSLMVAAMYTCFIFSFTELTTAIPHAGGPFAYSRRAFGEKGGLIAGLATLIEFVFAPPAIALAIGAYLNVQFPALDPKHAAVGAYIVFMGLNILGVKLAATFELVVCVLAVAELLVFMGVVAPAFSFSNFALNGWAGSDHFGAPAIAGMFAAIPFAIWFFLAIEGAAMAAEEAKDPKRTIPKAYISGILTLVVLAMGVMFFAGGVGDWRTLSNINDPLPQAMKTVVGDSSGWLHMLVWIGLFGLVASFHGIILGYSRQFFALARAGYLPSFLAKLSRFQTPHRAIIAGGVVGIAAIYSDGLINLGGMTLTAAMITMAVFGAIVMYIMSMLSLFKLRKTEPLLERTFRAPGYPIVPGIALILAVVCLVAMAWFNALIGLIFLGFMVAGFIYFQLTAQDRADAPADAMLTGL; this comes from the coding sequence ATGAACACACAACTCAAACCCACCTTGGGCACCTTGCACCTGTGGGGTATTGCCGTGGGGCTGGTGATTTCCGGCGAGTATTTCGGCTGGAGCTATGGCTGGGGCGTCGCCGGTACATTGGGCTTTCTGGTGACCTCGTTGATGGTCGCGGCGATGTACACCTGCTTTATCTTCAGTTTCACCGAACTGACCACCGCAATTCCTCACGCGGGCGGACCGTTTGCCTACAGCCGCCGCGCCTTCGGCGAGAAAGGCGGGTTGATCGCCGGCCTGGCGACGTTGATCGAGTTTGTGTTTGCCCCACCGGCGATTGCCTTGGCGATCGGCGCGTATCTGAATGTGCAGTTTCCCGCACTGGACCCGAAGCACGCAGCCGTCGGCGCTTACATCGTGTTCATGGGCCTGAATATTCTCGGAGTGAAGCTCGCCGCCACGTTCGAACTGGTGGTGTGCGTGCTCGCCGTCGCCGAATTGCTGGTGTTCATGGGCGTGGTCGCCCCGGCGTTCAGCTTCAGCAACTTTGCGCTCAATGGCTGGGCCGGTTCCGATCACTTCGGCGCCCCGGCAATTGCCGGGATGTTTGCGGCCATTCCCTTTGCCATCTGGTTCTTCCTTGCCATCGAAGGCGCAGCCATGGCGGCGGAAGAAGCGAAAGATCCCAAGCGCACCATTCCAAAAGCCTACATCAGCGGCATCCTCACTCTGGTAGTCCTGGCCATGGGGGTGATGTTTTTTGCCGGCGGCGTGGGCGACTGGCGCACGCTGTCGAACATCAATGATCCACTGCCACAGGCCATGAAAACCGTGGTCGGTGACAGCTCGGGCTGGCTGCACATGCTGGTGTGGATCGGCCTGTTTGGCTTGGTGGCGAGCTTCCACGGCATTATCCTGGGCTACTCGCGCCAGTTTTTCGCCCTCGCCCGCGCCGGTTACCTGCCGTCTTTCCTCGCCAAACTGTCGCGTTTTCAGACACCCCACCGGGCAATCATCGCCGGTGGCGTGGTGGGCATTGCCGCGATCTACAGCGACGGTTTGATCAACCTGGGCGGCATGACGCTGACCGCGGCGATGATCACCATGGCGGTATTCGGTGCCATCGTGATGTACATCATGAGCATGCTCAGTCTGTTCAAGCTGCGCAAAACCGAACCGTTGCTGGAGCGCACCTTCCGCGCGCCGGGTTACCCGATCGTGCCGGGCATCGCACTGATCCTGGCAGTGGTGTGCCTGGTGGCCATGGCGTGGTTCAACGCGCTGATCGGGCTGATTTTCCTGGGCTTCATGGTCGCGGGCTTCATCTACTTCCAGTTGACCGCGCAAGACCGCGCGGATGCCCCGGCAGATGCCATGCTGACAGGGCTCTGA
- a CDS encoding DUF2897 family protein — translation MPWYAWLIMVVAIGSIVGGLMMLRDSANKVELTDEQRKRVAERNAQADAKDAQDR, via the coding sequence ATGCCGTGGTACGCGTGGTTGATTATGGTGGTCGCGATCGGGTCGATCGTCGGTGGTTTGATGATGCTGCGTGACAGCGCCAACAAGGTGGAACTCACCGACGAACAACGCAAACGCGTGGCCGAGCGCAACGCCCAGGCCGACGCCAAGGATGCGCAGGACCGCTAG
- a CDS encoding urea carboxylase-associated family protein, with protein MYKDYPAAYQVSKGSALQVDTAFYERIRDRADQRTLIEQFEVPIRTGRAWKVPAGHVFRVTTPVGPQVGDFNVWNANDPRERLWAARTRQLQGAHVSTHDRLWSNLPFLRPLVTITDDSLAAYGIDEHGGRLHDLLGTRCDPYVNRMLTGEDFHHHCHSNLTRAVLPHGLTEFDVHDVLNIFQCTGLNHDDMYFMKACPAQKGDYLEFFAEIDLLCALSTCPGGDLSLPMWGPDAQDPLTVCRPLGVEIYRLDEALLKGWSQPERAAYKGQHGLHIAKAAWE; from the coding sequence ATGTACAAAGACTATCCGGCTGCTTATCAGGTCAGCAAAGGTTCGGCGCTGCAGGTCGACACGGCGTTCTACGAGCGCATCCGCGACCGGGCTGACCAGCGTACGTTGATCGAGCAGTTCGAAGTGCCGATTCGCACGGGCAGGGCGTGGAAAGTGCCGGCAGGCCATGTGTTTCGTGTCACCACGCCTGTGGGCCCGCAGGTGGGTGACTTCAACGTGTGGAATGCCAATGATCCGCGCGAACGCTTGTGGGCTGCCCGGACGCGCCAGTTGCAAGGCGCCCATGTCAGCACCCATGACCGCCTGTGGTCGAACCTGCCGTTCCTGCGCCCATTGGTGACCATCACCGATGACAGCCTGGCGGCTTACGGCATCGACGAACACGGCGGCCGCCTGCATGACTTGCTCGGCACGCGCTGTGATCCTTATGTAAACCGCATGCTGACCGGTGAGGATTTCCACCATCACTGCCATTCGAACCTGACGCGTGCCGTACTGCCCCACGGCCTGACGGAGTTCGACGTGCATGACGTGCTGAACATCTTCCAATGCACCGGTCTCAACCATGACGATATGTACTTCATGAAAGCCTGCCCGGCGCAGAAGGGCGATTACCTGGAGTTTTTTGCCGAAATCGATTTGCTGTGCGCATTGTCGACTTGCCCGGGTGGCGACTTGTCGCTGCCCATGTGGGGGCCGGACGCGCAGGACCCGCTGACGGTGTGCCGCCCGCTGGGTGTCGAAATCTACAGGTTGGATGAGGCATTGCTCAAGGGCTGGAGCCAGCCGGAACGTGCTGCCTATAAAGGGCAGCACGGTTTGCATATTGCCAAGGCGGCCTGGGAGTAA
- a CDS encoding GntR family transcriptional regulator: MTLSLSLADQIALELRADIIGGRLLPGMALVEVDLVKAYNASRNTIREALHRLGQEGLTRYVRNKGVMVRQLEREEVRDLFVVRRTLELQAIAGSGALTDDQAGHMQNAIEATTLAREREDWRAVATHSLLFHQRIVGLMRSPLFDEFFAQVIAQLRLVFCAAPDEQRFQLPWLERDREIYALLAKGDKPAAQEAMSVYLQDSERLSLALFDHP; this comes from the coding sequence ATGACCCTTAGTTTGTCTCTGGCTGATCAAATTGCCCTGGAACTGCGTGCCGACATTATCGGCGGCCGCTTGTTGCCCGGCATGGCGCTGGTCGAAGTCGACCTGGTGAAAGCCTATAACGCCTCGCGCAACACCATCCGTGAGGCCTTGCACCGCCTGGGCCAGGAAGGGCTCACCCGCTATGTGCGCAATAAGGGCGTGATGGTGCGGCAATTGGAGCGTGAAGAAGTGCGCGATCTCTTCGTGGTGCGCCGCACCCTCGAGTTGCAGGCCATCGCCGGGAGCGGTGCACTGACTGACGACCAGGCCGGGCACATGCAAAACGCCATCGAGGCCACCACGCTGGCCCGTGAACGTGAAGACTGGCGGGCGGTCGCCACCCACAGCCTGCTGTTTCATCAGCGGATTGTCGGGTTGATGCGTAGCCCTTTGTTCGATGAGTTTTTCGCCCAGGTGATCGCCCAATTGCGCCTGGTGTTTTGCGCAGCCCCGGATGAACAACGTTTCCAGCTGCCCTGGTTGGAGCGGGACCGCGAGATTTATGCGTTGCTGGCCAAGGGTGACAAGCCCGCGGCGCAAGAAGCGATGAGCGTGTACCTGCAGGATTCGGAACGCCTTTCCCTGGCATTGTTTGACCACCCTTGA